The genomic region ttgaagtaccatgtcaacgccaaacatgcgtttgctgggccgtcagattcagcaagtggtttgcgccagaccacgctgaatgtttgcaggcaattaacaaaatcaacctcagataatttgaccaacacaatagcaaaatggattgcaaaggattgtagacccattagcattgtagaagactcaggtttccttgatgttttgcaagtggcgtctcaagactcattctataagccaccgtcaagagccacagttatgaagaaaatccacgagctctatgaaaacgaaaaagaaaaaaggaaagaggtcttggctcaagtaaatcatatcgccctgacaggagaccattggacatcagtgagtaacaacaattacctcggagtaactgcacatttaatcagtgacacgtgggaactgaagtcttgcgctgactatattaaaaactgaggAGCGTCATTTTGCGGAGGCTTGTAAAGAACAGTTCCTGTCTGTTGCACGTGAGCGGGACatcgtatgcatttcagaaaaaaaatggttaggattcaggtgtaattgcaaatagtgattaatcatgattaatccactgaaaattctgattaatttgattaaaatttttaatcatttgacagccctaatatatatatatagtctaatAAGTAACtcattctaaaacactgagaaatacagacatttcatcaattacaaatgACATGAtcctcccctggactagattttaaaaatactaaaccctcctcttgactgaaattgaaaaagcacgACCCTCctccattttcctccaggtaacaaTTCTGTACATTTCAATCCATCCCTTAGTCTCGCGAGGCCATCCTTCCAAAACTCGTCTAGTTTTACCTGCATACTGTAGGTGACTCccaaataattataattcccaCTACATGTATTTTCCAAGTACACATTATTTAAATAAATGCTCTGATAAAGATGTAGCTAGTacaaacactgaacaaaaaatataaacacaacatgcaacaatttcaaagattttactgagttacagttcatataaggaaatcagtcaattgaaataaattcattaggccataatctatggatttcacatgactgggcaggggcgcagccataggtgggcctgggagggcataggcacaCCCACTGGAGTGCCAGcaaatcagaattagtttttccccacaaaagggctttattacagacagaaacactcctcagtttcatcagctgtccgggtggctggtctcaggcgatcccgcaggtgaagaagccggatgtggaggtcctgggctggcatggttacacgtggtctgcggttgtgaggccggttggacgtactgccaaattctctaaaaacgacgttggaggcggcttatggtagagaaatgaacattaaattctctgacaacagctctggtggatattcctgcagtcagcatgccaattgcatgctccctcaaaacttgagacgtctgtggcattgtgttgtgtgacaaaactgcacattttagagtggccttttattgtccccagcacaataataataataataatatgccatttagcagacgcttttatccaaagcgacttacagtcatgcgtgcatacattttttgtgtatgggtggtcccggggatcgaacccactaccttggcgttacaagcgccgtgctctaccagctgagctacagaggaccaaggtgcacctgtgtaatgatcatgctgtttaatcagcttcttgatatgccacacctgtcaggtggatggattatcttggcaaaggagaaattctcactaacagggatgtaaacacatttgtgcacaaaatctgagagaaattaGCCTTTTGTGcatgtggaacatttctgggatttttatttcagctcatgaaacatgggaccaacactttacatgttgcgtttatatttttgttcagtgtacttagCCACAATACAGAAGGGTAACTTGGTGAAGGTGCTTCGCTCTCTGATTCAggttaacctaacgtagcagccgTTAAAATGCGCCTGTTCAggttaacctaacgtagcagccgTTAAAATGCGCCTGTTCAggttaacctaacgtagcagccgTTAAAATGCGCCTGTTCAggttaacctaacgtagcagccgTTAAAATGCGCCTGTTCAggttaacctaacgtagcagccgTTAAAATGCGCCTGTTCAggttaacctaacgtagcagccgTTAAAATGCGCCTGTTCAggttaacctaacgtagcagccgTTAAAATGCGCCTGTTCAggttaacctaacgtagcagccgTTAAAATGCGCCTGTTCAggttaacctaacgtagcagccgTTAAAATGCGCCTGTTCAggttaacctaacgtagcagccgTTAAAATGCGCCTGTTCAggttaacctaacgtagcagccgTTAAAATGCGCCTGTTCAggttaacctaacgtagcagccgTTAAAATGCGCCTGTTCAggttaacctaacgtagcagccgTTAAAATGCGCCTGTTCAggttaacctaacgtagcagccgTTAAAATGCGCCTGTTCAggttaacctaacgtagcagccgTTAAAATGCGCCTGTTCAggttaacctaacgtagcagccgTTAAAATGCGCCTGACCAGGATTCCCACATCCGTTTTTCAGGGGAAACGGAAGTTCAGTTGAAAATACTGTATCACTGTACTGTCTATgactgtatccctgaaaaccggaTGTTAGCGGTGTTCTGGCGACCCCGCTTAGGCTAGATTCGGGTGGATTTTGGTAGTCATGATTGTGAACTGCAAGCTTATTGGTCCATTTTAATTACCTGTTTGTTTGCTGTGATTGGTTGCAAGTATGCTacaggtatttgtatttattagggatcccctggcagcagctactcatcctggggtccaaacacattaaggtgaTAAAGTCTTATCCAGTGGATAAGACTTcatcacaaatacaagtagtgatgaagtgaatctctcctccactttgagccaggcgagattgacatgcatattgttAATGTTTGCTcgctgtgtacatccaagggccagccgtgctgccctgttctgagccaattgtaattttcctaagtccctctttgtggcacctgaccacatgactgtggtcctctgtagctcagctggtagagcacggcgcttgtaacgccaaggtagtgggttcgatccccgggaccacccatacacaaaaaaaatgtatgcacgcatgactgtaagtcgctttggataaaagcgtctgctaaatggcatattattattatttattatgactgaacagtagtccaggtgcgataaaactagggcctgtaggacctgccttgttgatagtgctgttaaggtagagcagctctttattatggacagacttctccacaTCTTAgcaactgttgtatcaatatgttttgaccatgaccgtttataatccagggttactccaagcaatttagtcacctcaacttgctcaatttccacattattcattaccgGATtttgttgaggtttagggtttagtgaatgattttcgtttttttaaatatttaggactaacttattccctgccacccattctgaaactaactgcagctctttgttaagtgttgcagtcatttcagtcgttGACTCTGAAGGATTGCATATTGTATTTGCTTATAGTCCTGTCTCTTGTACTTCCAGGGTGAATTATTTGGCACCACTGTTGCTGATGAAGGAACGTGGACATTAGGTGGGTTTCTACTAAGTCATCCACTCTCTTCTAATTCAATCAACACATAATGGTTGAATGTAAAgcttacagtcccctgtagctcagttggtagagcatggcgcttacaacgccagggttgtgggttcgtttcccacgggggaccagtacgaaaatgtatgcactcactataactgtaagtcgctctggataagtgtctactaaatgactaaaattttaatAATAAATCAGTCTTTCACAAGATAGGCTCATTCATTCCTCTCTACACATTTCCCATCCAGTGGATAAGCCATTAGCAGATATTGGTTGAAAATAAACCCTAAGCGatcactctccccctccacacGTCTATTCCAGAGGATAAGTGTCTGATCCGTATCATGCTGATGAAGACCAACAGGGAGGCGGGTAACTGCTGGGCCTCTCTGCTACAGGGAGAGTACTGTGCTGATGCCTGGCTCCAGGACCAGATGCAGAGGAAACTAACTCTGGAGAGGTTCCAGAGAGAGGTAAGTCACGGCAATACCAGTAGTCATTTCCATAGAGGTAATCAATGATACTATAGActagggttcttcaattccggtcctggagggccgaaacacctctgtttttcatcctctccttctaatcaggggctaattcagacctgggacaccaggtgagtgcaattaactaccaggtagaaataaaaaacagaagtgtttcggccctccaggaccggaattgaagaaccctgctatagACAATCACACAAGGAGCCttaacactacactaacaacactGACTACGCTTCTTCTCAATAGCCTAAAACCTCAAGCCTATTTCTTCAGCCACATTATCTGAAGAACCTGGATAGATGAAGGCATTTTAACATGCAGGCTTGCTTCTTCCGTACTGCTTTCACCTCTCTCTACATTAAATTAATTTTGCTGTGTCACTTCCCACTCTATCAACAGAACCCTGGCTTTGACTTCAGTGGAGCAGAGATCTCTGGGAACTTTGCAGGTGGTGGGCCAGACTTCTCCAGCTTGCAGAAGTAAAGTGACATCACAAAAGTGTTGTCGAACAGCAAGAGGGACCCACCCACTGTACAGTATGCCTGAGATTTCTGTCATATGGACACTGTTGAAGCCTGCCTAGGGGTGAAGAGATTGTACTGTAGAGGGACTAGtgctgcgttcataaccaagtggaaGGTGGTATTTACAACATAAGACTGGGgaaaatccacttgaacggccCTCCAACCCGTAATTACTAGTGAGAAACTCATCCATCATCCCTGAGCgccgacttctcccacatgctgacctctgatgTGAAATGACCTCTAACAgcagttaaatgtaacaaaacatttataaaaagcaatctatcAATATGGTTTTTGAACGCTAtcatttgtttacaagcatgatagctgtacttttagtttgatgcagcttgttggccattagccaattcACAAACATTCAAAGCATGTGAACGCATCCAAATGGTATTTTCaacttcacaactggtaattacCACCTTCCCTCTTGGATATGAATGCAACATAGGAAGAGCAGTTGCCTTTGGGCAAGGAATGGACAATGTGTTCTGAAACAATTAGAATATGCAGTCATTTGAAATTGAACTATAAGCCATAataacacacaaacccacacccTGCCTTTTCTCTGACCCTTTGCGTTATTTTGGATTGGTTTTATCCTGCCAAACTGTTCATAGCAGACTGCATAGCCATAATTCAGTTAACTAGCTGCCGGTATGGAAATCTTTTGTGGATTTATAATAAATCGTTGAAAAGTGGTCTTTATGGATGTGTGGTTTCAAAACATTGAAGACAGTGCAACCACACAGCTTTTCAATATCGTTTTATTGAAAGGTCCAAAACACATGGGTTAAACAGATGTAGTTCCAACTTTTTTTTTGAGGCAATGTTTTCAAATTCCAGAACATCAACTTTATTTCAAATTCTTAACAAAATACTTAATGTCAGATCAATTGTGGTTGGCTATGGCCTCAGCACGTCAAATACTTGAGTAAATGCAAATCAAACTAACTTAATTTCCTACATCTACTGTGCTTATCTAAGTGACTTAGAGTGCATTTTAGCACAATAAATTAATTGCGAGTGGTTGTTTTCTAAAGGCTAAAGTTTTGCCACAAATCAAGATAATTCAACATCACATTTTGTAATAGtgaccatgttcatctgtaacCGTTGTTAGTAATAGACATTACATTAGATAGTGGGTGTGTCCAAAATGATACCATAGTGGGGTACCATGTCATCCACAGCTATCCTGCAAGCTAAAACCAATACATGCGCAGGATCATTGTTAGTTTCATCACATCACTGAGGAAACCTCAAACGCCCTCacaagtataaaaaaaaaaagtttataaAGTAAAAATAAATTTTTTCATCACCTTGGGTAGAGGAGTGTGCATTTTTAGGCCAGTTCATCAACCTAGGGTGGAAGTTAAGGGTTTTGGGTCCGATTTCTTGGTTCCATTGGTTTGCATTTTCACAaaacccttctccctcctcttccacaTAGTGGACTGAGGACCTAGGTGGTTCTATACTTCATTGCTTAAAACCAGCAACCACGATAGAATACTATGCAGAGTATTCATGTTGGTACTGATTCAGATaagaacatactgtatacacgCGTGCAAGCATTTCAACCAGGAAGGATTTAACCTTCGCTAGATGGCAGCGGATAAACCCACTCTTGACCGGGCATTACTCCCTTAGAGTGCATTctaagtggcaccctattccctataaagagcaatcagctctggtcaaaagtagtgcactatatagggaatagggttccatttcagATGCACGTTTAGTCAATGAAGCAGATGTAGGCTAATAAATAGTGAGCTTATTCAAAAAGTGCCATGACAGAACAACCAAGAGAAAGGAAAAGAAAAGTTAACAGGTTTTCCCCTTAAAGAACTACATCATCCATAATGCAGTTCTGTAAGGGAAATGGGTTAGTGATGGAGGTGGGTGACCGTGTAGCAACAGTAGAGTACAGGAAGTCGCTATTTTTCCATGAAACTGAaaaacaaaatatgtttttaggGGAGAAGAGGTGGTAGTCTACTTCTCCTTTTGCATCTGTGTACTGTGGTCACCCACCCCCAGGGTTCAGTAGGCGGACTCCGGTATTGTGGGCATATGGGCGATCTTGTAATAGCTGTGTTTCAACGTGCGTTGCGTCCTGCCAGAGAGGATCCAACGAAGCCTCTGGCTGTTGGGCTTGGAGACCCTGGTGGTTGAATACTCAATCAGACACTTCATAACCAACTCTGTCACCGTAACCAGGTCCCCTTCTCGGATCTGAGGAAACACACAAGAAACAGGAGAGGAAAAACAGAACTATTATCATGCAGCATTGGCAGCACATCAGAGTATTCATTTATTTTAAAAGCTGCCAATCAGAGAGCGTTTGTTCCTTAGTGCTGCTGCTGCTCGGTTTGCTGTTTGCCCGTTTATTCACTGCATCATTCAAAACATCATCCAGAGGGGGTTCCCAATTCCAAAGATCAAATTCAACGTCTCTCCAGAGTCTTGTTTAATCATCAACTTGCCTACATTTTCCATGAACCCTCAACATTAGGCAATCCGTTGGGCAATAGACCTTGGGGCTCCAACACACAGAGCAGAGCAAACGCTCCACCTCATAGCCAACAGTGGCTACGTCTCAAATGGCAATTTATTCCCTGCagtgagtgcactacttttgaccaggccccatacggtgccatttgggacgcagccacagTGTAAACACCTTCCAttgctgggttgtgttcattaggcaccaaacggggAAACAAAAACACTCAAACGGGGGATAAACTAccttggacttgtccaataagaaactcatTTTCTTTGAGCGCGTCTTTTCTctcgttttccgttgcaaaacatttcaaACGTTTTCCGTTGTATGCCCTAATGAACAAGACCCTGGTTAGTATCCTGTTACAACAGACATGTTTGGGGAGTGATATGACACTGGGTGGTAGAGCCtgagtcccagatctgtttgtactctcttgccaactcctatgccCCCAAATGTTTGGTGTGACGACATAGGAGCAAGACGGTACAAACACCTGAGACCAGGCTATCTGGCTAGACTGGACAGTAAACACTCACAGTGAGTTGCTGCTTTAGAGACTGGAAGGCATTGAGCAGCTTGTCTATGTGCTCGTGGTCATGTTGCTCCTGAAGCTCCAGGGTCAACAAGGACAGGGCAAGCAGAGAGGGctgtggagaggggggaggaatggACGAGAGAGAGTGGGAACGAGACATTAGGTTGACATGAAAACTACATATTAAGAGTGATATTTTGTACAGAGCAACATTTTACAGTTTGGTTTGAAACTATTTTTGAGTATGTTTTTCCACCCACACACTCAAAGCTCATCAACCCCCACCCCTTTCCCAAGTGGCTGACCAAAATAGGCCTAGATCCAATGTCACAACATGAACTAGCCTACATACACCCCTTGCGCCTGTATTTTATAGTCAAGTTAAAATCGGTTTGCTTTGACACATAGTATTGAGAGATTCTAAATGAGACCAAAACACATTTGTTTTGACACACAGAACTACAGTATCTTACCTTGACTTTGGAGAAGGTAAAAGAGCAATGGCAGGCTTTCAGCTGGGCTTCTAGTCTCTCAATGTTCAGGATGTCCTTGCTATGGAGAGAAAATGGGTTTTAATAATGTCTGTTCAACTTGTTTGTCAAGTCTTTTATAAGGCATAAGAGCTAAAGGGAAATGTCCataagagatatatatatatatatgaaactGAGTTTGAGAGAAATGCATCAACTTTATCCAAATCCCCCGTTATCCAGCCACTACTTTTAGAGAGTGTATGTGTGAACACAAGCCATCAGACaggctcaatcagctgctttgtgGAACGGCTTCATAATGAATAAATAATACAACAGGggctttatctattaacctagtgcacaagttgactgcaggtatttatttAACAAGAACATATTCCAAATTGGGAAAAAACAAGCTGAAAAAAGTTAACAGTATTGAAAAACATACAGTGGGTATTTCAAGATACCCCGGTGTACACCacgggtgtcaaactcattttgcacCGTGGCCCGCGGTCGGTCTTCCACGAAGTCCGGAGTGCCGCAATAAAATTAGGTAATTATTAGCGAGCTAGACAGTCAAGTTTCTACAGTTTTGATTTGGTTTTAGTCCTTTTAAATATCGAGTTTGTTTGttcctttttatttttatattttttttttacttcaacCACCTGCCGAATTGGACCCCCCTGTTATGGACCCCCATGCCGAATCCGGCCCGCGtgccgtatgtttgacacccctggtatatacagtataccgcccaagcctacagTCATCGTACCAGTCATCTTCAAGCGTGTCCTGTATGTGGCTGTAGAACAGTCTGAGGAAGTGGAGGGCTGTCGGGGCTTTGACCTTCCAGTAGAGCTTCTCCAGAATGATCTTCTCCATCCTCATCATGTCGGACACGGTGAAGCGGTTCTGGCTGATCCGGATCAACTCGTTGGCCACGGGGATGTTCTTTTCCTCCTCGGAGGTCTTCACTGCGATGTAGAAACAGGACAGGCCCACACATGACAGATGCTTTGGCTGGATCTGGTGACGGGAGAAGAATGAGGGGAATGTTATTTACCAAATGGTTGGAGTTAATGGTTATGTTCATATTCATAGTTATTGAATATCACTTATTTGATTTTTGGGGTTTTATCTTTGAAATATTTTCACAGTGAAGAGATATTCGGTAACATCAGAATGTTCTACGGCCTATACCTACTAGATGTATGATTTTACAAATGCACGTCGAGTAACAGTCATTCGTTTCCCTGTCTGTATTGCTTACTCACCTAAAACCAAATTAATAAAAAGACAGATTTGAATCAATTCTAAATCAAACCCTATCTGATGTCCAGGTCTTACCTTCATGACGGCGAGGAAGCGGTCCAGCAGGTTGACGGCCAGGGAGAAGGTCTCGGCGCTGAAGCCAAAGAACCTGGTCAGAGACAGGAGGTCCTTCACCTCGTACTCCCTGAGCCGGGCGGTCATCCTCAGGCCGTTGTCATGGGCCGTCTCAATGATCCTCAGACCGCTCAGCTTGGGTTGGTACCTGAACTCCTGGTCAGTCAGAGCCTTCAACTGCACGGCGAAGGGCAGAGCCCCTGGTCCAGTCACTGTGGGAAGCAtctatggagagggagaggatgttgGTCATTATTAAGTACATTAATTCATGGGAATTGATTATATAATGTTTCAATTCAACTTCATGAGTACAGTCACAATCTGTGGAAGGGGGCCAGAATTCAAGGGAATGTATTAATAAGAGCTTTAATAAGCATTTTCCATAGTTAAGATAGTCACCATTCTGTTACATTGGTGTAATAAGTGGAATAGTATTGATAGTTACATTTAATATCAACTTGATGATTAAGAATGAGTAGCATAGCTTACTTTTATTTGAAGTGAACTTAAAAACAGGTTTGGGGATGTTTTGACGGTACGCGTCACAATGGTACTGGTACGTTGGAAACGTGTTACATCCTATTTAGAAAAAGTTACTGCCCAAGGCTTCTACTCCCCTAGTAGAGACAAGACTGTTACTTTCGCCATTGATCTAGATCAGGGATATTCAACTGGGGGTCCGCAGAGGTAGGCTACTGCAGGGGGTCAGCaaacgatatatatatatatatatatatgtttatatTGCTAGCaacaaacaaatattttattataCCTACAGTAGAAAATAGGATATTTAGCTTTCTAATATGCCAACTTTATTTCTCAAatcctaatattgagcaaattaccctcattggagtatctgacataggctttgaaacgatttggcatgggccctcaaatagttctacagctgtaccattgagagtatcttgactggctgcatcactgcttggtatggcaatagcaccgccctcgatcgcatggcgctactgagggtggtgcggacggcccagtacatcaccggggctgagctccctgccatccaggacctctatatcaggcggtgtgaaaggaaggcccttAAAATTGTTAAAgcctccaaccacccaagccatggactgttctctctgcttccgcactgCAAGCAGTACCGGTGAAtgaagtctgacaccaacaggctcctgaacagtttCTATCCCCAtgctataagactgctaaattgCTAACAAAGTAGCTACACAAACTGATTTGACCTTtgtattttattcttatttttgcactctatgcacactcacaggaccctacaccctacacacactgatactacaacacacaaacaaacactcactccatcatctgcTCACACACATTTATAATGACGCTACACACACCCACATTCAATCATCAtgtaagctgctgctactcttgtttatcatatcctgatgcctagtcacccctatacatatctacctctatcgatccagtatccctgcacattgtaaatatggtactggaactgaacctgtatatagtatgcttacttaatCGTGTTCTTCTCATTTCCAtatctcgtgtgtttttgttctaccttggtATTTTTAGTATAAcgttgttattgattactgcattgttggggttagagcttgcaagaaaggcatttcactgtacttgtgcatgtgacattaaaactggAAAAAAACACCAGCTAATAGGCTACCAGTGCGGCAGCCGCTggctgctggtaagctttcttgacttggacattcatttttgccaacacatggctaacctttgtttGACCAGCTAAACAGCTAGCCCTTACCGaaaaatgtgtttggagttacctttGGAGTTAATTTTTCTAATACGCTATGTTAtagtttacacttcctcttccaattataTAAAAGTGGAGAGGTCAAAATAATTTCAAACTAAAATGTTGATTACTTATAATTCACCTGATACGACGTTTGATGGGGTCACTTGGTCGCCGGTTCACCTGGGAAAGGGTCCCTGGGCAAGGTAAGGTTGAAGACCCCTGATCTAGCTGATTATATTGTCATTATCCACTACTGTTCCCGGTCACCACGATATCTTGAATTGTCATTAAACTAGATTGAACTGGTCTGAATCCTACTATAGGGTTCGCAACTTCCTACTGCATGGGGACATGTCTGGACATGTCAAAAAGTTGGACGTGTATCACATACATCCGCCAAAAAGGTTATAATTATCTATTGTGTGTAAACCATTAGCAATACAGTTCAAATGGACAATAAACCAGTACTATTTAAAAAGATCAAACGACTAGTCTTTACTAGTGTGAGATGTGAACAAACAAGGCAAGGTCCCATGCGCCAGTGCGTCATTACATTGGCAGCGCGAGGTCTGCGTGATGTGTCCGGACATGTTCCCTGCCCATAGAAACCAATGGAGGATATGAAACACCGATAGTAGTAACTTAAACGCAGCTAATACTACAACAGCGTATACGGTTTTCTCCAAATAATACTTTTCTACATTATAAATTGATGTTAGTGTTATATTTGCATCTAAAAAAAACACAGATTATTCACAAAACAGGCGGTTTTAAGAGTTGAAGCCATGGCGAAGTACACCGGTAGGCCGTCgaggcaaaaaatatatataccacTAAACGAACATGTAGGATATCGTTGAAACAATATGGCTACATAACGATATGGTTTAACATTGTGCTTAGTAGTTGGAAACCAAAGAAAGAAGTATAATGGTGAAAAGGAGGGTTCTTACCTTGTCTTTGATATGATGAGGAGCGTTGGTTGTTGCAGTGGAAAATATGCAAGCGAATTAAATATATAGTTTCAGGAAAATAAAGGTTAAGATGATAGTATGTACTTTCAATCAGAAAGCTGTAAGCAAACGTAATTCCTCCTCCTAAGCACACCCCTTACCCTTGGCGTAAGGCGAAAGGAAAAGGGTTTTCAGCCTTTAGTACTAGTCCAGACCATGCCCCAAAATAGCAAGGTCTAATTGGCCAGTGTTGAAACGATCCTCCCTAACTTCTCAGTTTTCATTCGATACAAACCCATCAATCAGCAAGAAAGTCACGCCCTTCGCA from Coregonus clupeaformis isolate EN_2021a chromosome 3, ASM2061545v1, whole genome shotgun sequence harbors:
- the LOC121539021 gene encoding nudC domain-containing protein 2-like isoform X1 codes for the protein MSVHFEERSGVIPCKTPWGNWSQTMEEVFIEVNVPHGTSGKEVTCNLGSKQIELRVKGQQVFKGELFGTTVADEGTWTLEDKCLIRIMLMKTNREAGNCWASLLQGEYCADAWLQDQMQRKLTLERFQRENPGFDFSGAEISGNFAGGGPDFSSLQK
- the LOC121539021 gene encoding nudC domain-containing protein 2-like isoform X2, which translates into the protein MPGGITGVHVRADGRELSGSASTQDLQGSGNTYIHTSQHQDHDSPETDQCWYRSEGNKGELFGTTVADEGTWTLEDKCLIRIMLMKTNREAGNCWASLLQGEYCADAWLQDQMQRKLTLERFQRENPGFDFSGAEISGNFAGGGPDFSSLQK
- the LOC121539012 gene encoding cyclin-G1 isoform X1 — translated: MLPTVTGPGALPFAVQLKALTDQEFRYQPKLSGLRIIETAHDNGLRMTARLREYEVKDLLSLTRFFGFSAETFSLAVNLLDRFLAVMKIQPKHLSCVGLSCFYIAVKTSEEEKNIPVANELIRISQNRFTVSDMMRMEKIILEKLYWKVKAPTALHFLRLFYSHIQDTLEDDCKDILNIERLEAQLKACHCSFTFSKVKPSLLALSLLTLELQEQHDHEHIDKLLNAFQSLKQQLTIREGDLVTVTELVMKCLIEYSTTRVSKPNSQRLRWILSGRTQRTLKHSYYKIAHMPTIPESAY
- the LOC121539012 gene encoding cyclin-G1 isoform X2 translates to MLPTVTGPGALPFAVQLKALTDQEFRYQPKLSGLRIIETAHDNGLRMTARLREYEVKDLLSLTRFFGFSAETFSLAVNLLDRFLAVMKIQPKHLSCVGLSCFYIAVKTSEEEKNIPVANELIRISQNRFTVSDMMRMEKIILEKLYWKVKAPTALHFLRLFYSHIQDTLEDDCKDILNIERLEAQLKACHCSFTFSKVKPSLLALSLLTLELQEQHDHEHIDKLLNAFQSLKQQLTGIQRKTFEMFCNGKREKRRAQRK